The Streptomyces sp. NBC_00162 sequence GTCTCCGGCGCCACCAGCACGGGCACCCACGGCACCGGCCGCGACTCGGCCTCCATCGCCGCCCAGATCCGCGGCCTGGAGCTGGTCACGGCCGACGGACGGCTGCTGACGTGCTCGGAGAAGGAGCACCCCGAGGTCTTCGCGGCGGCCCGGCTCGGCATCGGGGCGCTCGGCATAGTCACCGCGATCACCTTCGCCGTGGAGCCGGTCTTCTTCCTGACCGCCCGTGAGGAGCCCATGGGCTTCGACCGGGTGACGGCCGAGTTCGACCAGCACTTCGCGGAGAACGAGCACTTCGAGTTCTACTGGTTCCCGCACACCGGCAACTGCAACACCAAGCGGAACAACCGCAGCCAGGGCCCCGCGGCCCCGCCCGGGCCGGTGAGCTCGTGGATCGAGGACGAGCTGCTGTCCAACGGCATCTTCCAGGTGGTCAACTCGCTGGGCCGCGCGGTCCCGGCCACCATCCCCGCCATCGCCCGCGTCGCCAGCCGCGCCCTGTCGGCGCGCGCCTACACGGACATCCCGTACAAGGTGTTCACCAGTCCGCGCCGGGTCCGGTTCGTGGAGATGGAGTACGCACTCCCGCGCGAGCGGGTGGTCGAGGCGCTGCGGGAGCTCCGGGCGATGGTCGACCGCTCCGGGCTGCGCGTCAGTTTCCCGGTGGAGGTGCGGACGGCTCCGGCGGACGACATCACGCTGTCCACCGCCTCGGGCCGCGAGACGGCGTACATCGCGGTGCACATGTACCGGGGCACGCCGTACCAGGCCTACTTCACGGCGGCCGAGCGCATCTTCACCGCGCACGGCGGCCGGCCGCACTGGGGCAAGGTGCACACGCGGGACGCGGAGTACCTCGCCGGGGTCTACCCGCGGTTCGCCGAGTTCACCGCGCTGCGCGACCGGCTGGACCCGGACCGGGTGTTCGGCAACGACTACCTGCGGCGCGTCCTGGGCGACTGACCTCGGCCGGGCCGGACCGGGCCCGACCGGGCTCAGGGGGCGCTCCGCTGCTGCCCGGACGGCGCCGACGCGTCCGGGCTCGGGGTCGGCGTGGGCGGCGTCGGCGTCGGCGTGGGCTTCGGAGGGGACGGGCTGGGCACCGGGTCCCCGGAGTCCGAGGGGCCCGGGGCGGAGCTCGGGCTCCGGCCGCCGCCGCTGTGCGAGCCCGAGGGGGCCGGGCTGGTCCCGGATCCCGGGGTCCTGCCGTCCTTCTCGCCGCCGCCCGGCTGCTCCTGGGGCCTGGAGGGCTGGTGGTCGGACGCCTTGCGGGTGCCTCCGGAGAGGATGGTGCCGCCGTCCGCGCTGACCGAGGTGCCGGCGATCGCCTCGTAGCTCCCGAGGACACCCAGGGAGATGGCGAAGACGGCGCCGGCGGCCACCGCCGTGCGCTTCCAGCCCCGCACCCGGGTGCCGTGCACGGTGGCCTCGCCGAACTCCCCGCAGGGCCCGGGCCCGCCGGGCAGCGGTACCTGGCGGGCCCTGGGACGGGCGGTCTCGCGCAACTGATCGCCGGTGCGCCGGAAGAAGTGCTGGATGACGGGACCGCCGGCGGCGGCGACGACGCTGACCACACCGGCGCCGAGGATGGTCCCGTAGACCCCCATCTTCGAGGCGAGGAGGGCCGCCGCGACGGTCGCGAGCGAGCTGCCGGCCACCTGAGCGGCGCTCAGGTCGAGCTTCTTCTTCTCCGGTTCGACGTCATGCGTCCTCTTCTGACCCATCGCCACCCCCTGTGTGTCCTGCCTCTCCCGCGCCGGAAGCCTTCAGCAGTTACTGACACCCGAGCGAAACGAATAGTTCCGTTTCTGCGGATTCTGTGAAGCAAGACACCCGGAAACGGACACGGGTGCAGATGGAGCCCGCCGGAGGGCACGCCAACTCCCGCCGTCCGGGAGAACTTCGGCGGCGCGGCGGTCCACCCAGGTGGCCCGAATGGAGTACTGTGACGAGCCCTGGGGTCGTCCTTCCTTACGGATGTCCGGACTCGGGAGAGGGGGCCGGTTGATGGAAAACGGCACTCAAAGACCGGTGATGCCGCGGTATCGCACGGGTTCCTGCTGCGCACAGTAATCGTTCGGTCACTGTGCGTGCCCAACAGGTAACCGTGCCATAACGGCGATCAAGGGCGCATGCCCGACACGCCGGTTTAACTCGGCAAGGTTGTGGCAGGCTGCACCCGGGCAGGCCACACTCGACTAGCGGAAGCAGCGACGCACGTGACGTCGGCAGGCACCACCCGGGAGGTCCCCATGCCCGAACTGCGTGTCGTGGCCGTCTCAAATGACGGCACACGACTGGTGCTCAAGGCTGGGGACAGCACGGAGTACACGCTTCCGATCGACGAGCGGCTGCGGGCTGCCGTGCGCAACGACCGCGCGCGCCTGAACCAGATCGAGATCGAGGTCGAGAGCCACCTCCGCCCCCGCGACATCCAGGCCCGCATACGGGCCGGTGCCTCCGCGGAGGAGGTCGCTCAACTCGCCGGCATCCCCGTCGACCGCGTACGCCGCTTCGAGGGCCCGGTGCTCGCCGAGCGCGCGTTCATGGCCGAGCGCGCCCGCAAGACCCCCGTGCGCCGTCCGGGCGAGAACACCGGACCCCAGCTCGGCGAGGCCGTGCAGGAGCGGCTCACCCTGCGCGGGGCCGAGAAGGAGTCCGTGCAGTGGGACTCCTGGCGCCGCGACGACGGCACCTGGGAGGTCCTCCTCGTCTACCGGGTCGCCGGTGAGCCGCACTCGGCGAGCTGGACGTACGACCCGCCGCGCCGGCTGGTCGTGGCCGTGGACGACGAGGCGCGCTCGCTGATCGGCGAGTCCGACGACCTGCCCGCCACGCCGGAACCCAGCTTCCCCTTCGTGCCGAGGATCGCGCGGCTGCCGCGCGACCGGCCGCTGGACCGCGCTCTCGACCGCCAGCTGGAGCGGCCGGTCGCCCCCCAGCCGGATCCGGAGGAGGAGCGGGACACGCTGACCAGCCTGCTGGAGGCGGTCCCGAGCTTCCGCGGCGACATGGTGGTCCCGGAGCGGACCGAACCCCCGGCGGCGGAAGCCGAGGCGGAGGAACCTCAGGCTCCGGCCGCGTCGGCGGGCGCGGGCTCCGCGTACGCCGACGTCCTGATGCCCCGCACGGTGGCCGGCCACCGCGACCGGCTGACGGGCACCACGGACCGGCAGGCCGAGGCGGACGGGGTCCGTCCCGGACGCCGTGCGGCGGTGCCCAGCTGGGACGAGATCGTCTTCGGGACGCG is a genomic window containing:
- the sepH gene encoding septation protein SepH, encoding MPELRVVAVSNDGTRLVLKAGDSTEYTLPIDERLRAAVRNDRARLNQIEIEVESHLRPRDIQARIRAGASAEEVAQLAGIPVDRVRRFEGPVLAERAFMAERARKTPVRRPGENTGPQLGEAVQERLTLRGAEKESVQWDSWRRDDGTWEVLLVYRVAGEPHSASWTYDPPRRLVVAVDDEARSLIGESDDLPATPEPSFPFVPRIARLPRDRPLDRALDRQLERPVAPQPDPEEERDTLTSLLEAVPSFRGDMVVPERTEPPAAEAEAEEPQAPAASAGAGSAYADVLMPRTVAGHRDRLTGTTDRQAEADGVRPGRRAAVPSWDEIVFGTRRKKQE
- a CDS encoding D-arabinono-1,4-lactone oxidase — its product is MGTATAGQNSQTAWRNWAGNVSATPARTVTPASVGELQEEVRRAAEQGLRVKAVGTGHSFTAAAATDGVLVRPQALAGIHSIDRAAGTVTVAAGTVLKDLNVALAKEGLSLTNMGDIMEQTVSGATSTGTHGTGRDSASIAAQIRGLELVTADGRLLTCSEKEHPEVFAAARLGIGALGIVTAITFAVEPVFFLTAREEPMGFDRVTAEFDQHFAENEHFEFYWFPHTGNCNTKRNNRSQGPAAPPGPVSSWIEDELLSNGIFQVVNSLGRAVPATIPAIARVASRALSARAYTDIPYKVFTSPRRVRFVEMEYALPRERVVEALRELRAMVDRSGLRVSFPVEVRTAPADDITLSTASGRETAYIAVHMYRGTPYQAYFTAAERIFTAHGGRPHWGKVHTRDAEYLAGVYPRFAEFTALRDRLDPDRVFGNDYLRRVLGD